In Labilithrix sp., a genomic segment contains:
- a CDS encoding GAF domain-containing protein → MAAAKNARRPALGSRATVHDRGNKRLDAVLDFVTFTAKPMPLVSLLDEAPRRIATIFEADVCSLYLLEGDGNELVMRGNVGFAPQALGQVRLAIGEGMTGEAVEYLRPVTSNNAGEHASYKHFADLGEERFPVFLTVPIRGKSGPLGALVVQRTNGASEFDAHDIELLAMIGAVIAAGIRHAELIESQRDRHGPAPRKAGGGTRKVTLTGRPFLTGRALGAIAALRRPSASLAPTSSREGHDVREERKLLRGAFDVADKAMRALSDRARAMRLGNDAGFLSTYVDILGDGRFRERADELVAEGNGIGPALNRVAREVTRTAASITRDAFLEERARDIEDLCDALVMLSKADKRAELPNKAVLVGDGLSVFDLLVSARAHPVGIALTDRATGPRTRSLLRLLEVPAVVGIEGLFKWASDGDVALLDADHGLLVINPSRSEVAAVREYKRARAMPLPEHAAGEGGDSG, encoded by the coding sequence ATGGCTGCAGCGAAGAATGCCCGCCGGCCCGCCCTTGGGAGCAGGGCGACCGTCCACGACCGAGGGAACAAGCGGCTCGACGCCGTCCTCGACTTCGTGACGTTCACCGCCAAGCCGATGCCGCTCGTCTCCCTCCTCGACGAAGCGCCGCGGCGCATCGCGACCATCTTCGAGGCCGACGTCTGCTCGCTCTACCTCCTCGAGGGCGACGGGAACGAGCTCGTCATGCGCGGAAACGTCGGCTTCGCGCCGCAGGCGCTCGGCCAGGTGCGCCTCGCGATCGGCGAGGGCATGACCGGCGAGGCGGTCGAGTACCTCCGCCCCGTCACGAGCAACAACGCCGGGGAGCATGCATCTTACAAGCATTTCGCCGACCTCGGCGAGGAGCGCTTCCCCGTCTTCCTCACCGTCCCGATCCGCGGGAAGTCCGGCCCGCTCGGCGCGCTCGTCGTGCAGCGGACGAACGGGGCCTCCGAGTTCGACGCGCACGACATCGAGCTGCTCGCGATGATCGGCGCCGTCATCGCGGCCGGCATCCGCCACGCCGAGCTCATCGAGTCGCAGCGCGATCGCCACGGCCCCGCGCCGCGCAAGGCCGGCGGCGGCACGCGCAAGGTGACGCTGACCGGCCGTCCGTTCCTCACCGGCCGCGCGCTCGGGGCGATCGCGGCGCTCCGGCGCCCCTCCGCGTCGCTCGCGCCGACGTCGTCGCGCGAAGGCCACGACGTACGCGAGGAGCGGAAGCTGCTCCGCGGCGCCTTCGACGTCGCGGACAAGGCGATGCGCGCCCTCTCCGATCGCGCGCGCGCGATGAGGCTCGGCAACGACGCCGGCTTCCTCTCGACCTACGTCGACATCCTCGGCGACGGGCGCTTCCGCGAGCGCGCCGACGAGCTCGTCGCGGAGGGCAACGGCATCGGCCCGGCGCTGAACCGCGTCGCGCGCGAGGTCACCCGCACCGCGGCGTCGATCACGCGCGACGCGTTCCTCGAGGAGCGCGCGCGCGACATCGAGGACCTCTGCGACGCGCTCGTGATGCTCTCGAAGGCGGACAAACGCGCGGAGCTCCCGAACAAGGCGGTCCTCGTCGGCGACGGCCTCAGCGTCTTCGATCTGCTCGTCTCCGCGCGCGCGCACCCGGTCGGCATCGCGCTCACCGACCGCGCGACGGGCCCGCGCACGCGCTCGCTCCTGCGCCTCCTCGAGGTGCCCGCCGTCGTCGGCATCGAGGGCCTCTTCAAGTGGGCCTCCGACGGCGACGTCGCCCTCCTCGACGCGGACCACGGTCTCCTCGTCATCAACCCGTCGCGGAGCGAGGTCGCGGCCGTGCGCGAGTACAAGCGCGCCCGCGCGATGCCGCTGCCCGAGCACGCCGCCGGCGAAGGCGGCGACTCCGGTTAA
- a CDS encoding redoxin family protein yields MTRSSRPLFPLLLGLVLATSSALAGEPEPPRPQAPAPAPSAPPWLGVSMDNGSDTGVRVEHVIRSSPADRGGVRAGDRIVAIDGARVTKPGEITRTVQSHKVGETVKLDLERTGNAIQANVQLGSRPSTDQMMKMDLVGAPAPAWSKVTPLGAAPASLGALKGKVVLVDFWATWCGPCKMIAPRLSALKDRLGVQGLSVVGITTDPAAPATAFAEKYQMRYPIVVDGDGETSKAYGVNALPTLVLVDKQGVVRDVFIGFDPSGEQELEKSIKKLLAEQGPTPAVPAPSVPRPEGR; encoded by the coding sequence ATGACGCGTAGCTCGCGGCCGTTGTTCCCGCTCCTCCTCGGCCTCGTCCTCGCGACCTCGAGCGCGCTCGCCGGTGAGCCTGAGCCGCCGCGACCCCAAGCCCCCGCACCCGCGCCGAGCGCTCCGCCGTGGCTCGGCGTCTCGATGGACAACGGCAGTGACACCGGCGTCAGGGTGGAGCATGTAATCCGCTCGTCGCCCGCCGACCGCGGCGGTGTGCGCGCGGGCGACCGCATCGTCGCGATCGACGGCGCGCGCGTGACCAAGCCGGGCGAGATCACCCGCACCGTTCAGTCGCACAAGGTCGGCGAGACCGTGAAGCTCGACCTCGAACGAACCGGCAACGCCATCCAGGCCAACGTCCAGCTCGGGTCGCGTCCGTCGACCGACCAGATGATGAAGATGGACCTCGTCGGCGCCCCCGCTCCCGCGTGGTCGAAGGTGACGCCGCTCGGCGCCGCGCCCGCGTCGCTCGGCGCGCTCAAAGGCAAGGTCGTCCTCGTCGACTTCTGGGCGACGTGGTGCGGCCCCTGCAAAATGATCGCGCCGCGCCTCTCCGCGCTGAAGGATCGCCTCGGGGTGCAGGGGCTCTCCGTCGTCGGCATCACGACCGATCCCGCCGCGCCCGCGACCGCGTTCGCGGAGAAGTACCAGATGCGCTACCCGATCGTCGTCGACGGCGACGGCGAGACGAGCAAGGCGTACGGCGTCAACGCGCTCCCCACGCTCGTCCTCGTCGACAAGCAAGGCGTCGTGCGCGACGTCTTCATCGGCTTCGATCCGAGCGGCGAGCAAGAGCTCGAAAAATCGATCAAGAAGCTCCTCGCCGAGCAGGGCCCCACGCCCGCCGTCCCCGCCCCGTCGGTGCCACGCCCCGAAGGTCGCTGA
- the tadA gene encoding tRNA adenosine(34) deaminase TadA, whose product MREAIGLAERAAAMGEVPVGAIVVDADGARLGEGFNLRERDQDPTAHAEMIAVRAAAQAKRSWRLEGATLYVTLEPCAMCAGALVHARVARVVWGCDDPKGGACRTLFTIGQDARLNHRFEMTPGVLADECAERLRSFFASLRALGKK is encoded by the coding sequence ATGCGGGAGGCGATCGGGCTCGCGGAGCGGGCAGCGGCGATGGGGGAGGTGCCGGTTGGTGCGATCGTCGTCGATGCGGACGGGGCTCGGCTCGGCGAGGGGTTCAACCTGCGCGAGCGCGATCAGGATCCCACCGCGCACGCGGAGATGATCGCGGTGCGGGCGGCGGCGCAGGCGAAGAGGTCGTGGCGGCTCGAGGGCGCGACGCTCTACGTGACGCTCGAGCCGTGCGCGATGTGCGCGGGAGCGCTCGTGCATGCGCGCGTCGCGCGCGTGGTCTGGGGTTGCGACGATCCGAAGGGCGGCGCGTGCCGCACGCTCTTCACGATCGGCCAGGACGCGCGGCTCAACCACCGCTTCGAGATGACGCCGGGCGTGCTCGCCGACGAGTGCGCCGAGCGACTGCGCAGCTTCTTCGCGTCGCTACGCGCCCTCGGAAAGAAATAG
- a CDS encoding c-type cytochrome, whose protein sequence is MRTISGWALMTVVMIAGCDEKKTSTSPSAAPVPAPAPAPAGSGAAAPTSTASAGSRLPKFDPQQTLLFAPIPAGVETPVLDDATKLGMAMFTDARISGDGKTSCVSCHSFTKAGQDGAATAGASGADGGTDGGAAARNTPTVWNAGGSFAQGWDARWSTIEELVVPHVVEMTGGDEKKIVAAAGAAYGAAFAKSFPDEKPAVTADTVGRALGGYTKKLFARARWDRYLGGDKSALSEAELTGFAMFVEAGCTSCHQGKYVGATQTQKLGIAKPWPGPIGSEPGRFAVTKQESDRGMFKVPSLRNVTRTGPWLHDGSATSLEELTKLMARHQVGRELDDAQAAAIVTFLATLEGNPPKELLPKGVTLPTPSSSASNAPAPSASAAPPP, encoded by the coding sequence ATGCGGACGATCTCGGGCTGGGCGCTGATGACGGTGGTGATGATCGCGGGCTGCGACGAGAAGAAGACATCGACGTCGCCGTCGGCGGCGCCGGTTCCCGCTCCCGCTCCGGCGCCGGCGGGTTCTGGAGCCGCGGCTCCGACGTCGACTGCGTCGGCGGGCTCGAGGTTGCCGAAGTTCGACCCGCAACAGACGCTGCTGTTCGCGCCCATTCCCGCGGGGGTGGAGACGCCCGTGCTGGACGATGCGACCAAGCTCGGTATGGCGATGTTCACCGACGCGCGCATCTCCGGCGACGGCAAGACCTCGTGCGTGAGCTGCCACTCGTTCACGAAGGCGGGACAGGACGGAGCCGCGACCGCCGGCGCGTCGGGGGCGGACGGTGGGACGGACGGCGGAGCTGCCGCCCGGAACACCCCCACCGTGTGGAACGCTGGCGGTTCCTTCGCACAAGGGTGGGACGCGCGCTGGAGCACGATCGAGGAGCTCGTCGTTCCGCACGTCGTCGAGATGACCGGCGGCGACGAGAAGAAGATCGTCGCCGCGGCCGGCGCGGCGTACGGGGCCGCGTTCGCCAAGTCCTTTCCGGACGAGAAGCCCGCCGTCACGGCGGACACCGTTGGCCGCGCGCTGGGCGGGTACACGAAGAAGCTCTTCGCGCGAGCGCGGTGGGACCGGTACCTCGGCGGCGACAAGAGCGCGCTCTCGGAGGCCGAGCTCACGGGCTTCGCCATGTTCGTCGAGGCGGGATGCACCTCCTGCCATCAAGGAAAATACGTCGGCGCGACGCAGACCCAGAAGCTCGGCATCGCGAAGCCCTGGCCCGGACCGATCGGGAGCGAGCCCGGGCGCTTCGCCGTGACGAAGCAAGAGAGCGATCGCGGCATGTTCAAGGTGCCGTCGCTCCGCAACGTCACGCGCACCGGACCGTGGCTGCACGACGGCTCCGCCACCTCCCTCGAAGAGCTCACCAAGCTGATGGCGCGCCACCAGGTCGGCCGCGAGCTCGACGACGCCCAGGCTGCGGCGATCGTCACGTTCCTCGCCACCCTCGAAGGCAATCCGCCCAAAGAGCTGCTCCCCAAAGGCGTCACGCTCCCCACTCCGAGCAGCAGCGCGAGCAACGCTCCCGCCCCCTCCGCCTCCGCCGCCCCACCTCCGTGA
- a CDS encoding response regulator: MATSAPLVLVADDEPSMLELVARHLRTMSDPKLEVIQASDGEEAWRLAQEHLPDLVVLDVMMPGMSGWEVCRKIREDIALAHTGVVMLTGIGENLNQMTSPLYGADAYIDKPFEFEDFDDKVRDTLKSRESQRLGVVRPSINGTAGAAKPAPTSKGSKALAKEKPAKKAAAKKPAAKKPAPKKKPAAKKPAVKKAATKKPAAKKPAAKKKPAAAKKPAAKKKAAAKPAKKKAAKKR; this comes from the coding sequence ATGGCAACCTCTGCCCCGCTCGTCCTCGTCGCTGACGACGAACCCTCGATGCTGGAGCTCGTCGCTCGTCACCTGCGGACGATGAGCGATCCGAAGCTCGAGGTCATCCAAGCGTCCGACGGCGAGGAGGCCTGGCGCCTCGCGCAGGAGCACCTCCCCGATCTCGTCGTCCTCGACGTCATGATGCCGGGGATGAGCGGCTGGGAGGTCTGCCGCAAGATCCGCGAGGACATCGCGCTCGCGCACACGGGCGTGGTCATGCTCACCGGCATCGGCGAGAACCTGAACCAGATGACGAGCCCGCTCTACGGCGCGGACGCGTACATCGACAAGCCGTTCGAGTTCGAGGACTTCGACGACAAGGTCCGCGACACGCTGAAGTCGCGCGAGAGCCAGCGCCTCGGCGTCGTGCGCCCGTCGATCAACGGCACCGCCGGCGCCGCGAAGCCCGCGCCGACCTCGAAGGGCAGCAAGGCTCTCGCGAAGGAGAAGCCCGCGAAGAAGGCGGCGGCGAAGAAGCCCGCCGCGAAGAAGCCGGCGCCCAAGAAGAAGCCGGCCGCGAAGAAGCCGGCGGTCAAGAAGGCCGCGACGAAGAAGCCGGCGGCGAAGAAGCCGGCGGCGAAGAAGAAGCCGGCGGCCGCCAAGAAGCCGGCCGCGAAGAAGAAGGCCGCCGCGAAGCCGGCGAAGAAGAAAGCCGCGAAGAAGCGCTGA
- a CDS encoding cytochrome c, which yields MRRLVAIIALAGAAALAGSGCKKSEAATRESQELFAATCSRCHGADGAGGLPLWEAGPSPQDFRDHAFQRARTDEQLKQTIKNGKGTGMPAFGALLTDEQVAMLVVQVRSFDTEGRR from the coding sequence ATGAGGAGGCTCGTCGCGATCATCGCTCTCGCCGGAGCCGCCGCGCTGGCGGGGTCGGGCTGCAAGAAGTCCGAGGCGGCGACGCGAGAGAGCCAGGAGCTCTTCGCGGCCACGTGCTCGCGGTGCCACGGCGCGGACGGCGCCGGCGGGCTCCCGCTCTGGGAGGCCGGGCCTTCGCCGCAGGACTTCCGCGATCACGCGTTCCAGCGGGCGCGGACGGACGAGCAGCTGAAGCAGACGATCAAGAACGGGAAGGGGACCGGGATGCCGGCCTTCGGCGCGCTGCTGACGGACGAGCAGGTCGCGATGCTCGTGGTTCAGGTCCGCAGCTTCGATACGGAGGGACGACGATGA
- a CDS encoding transglycosylase domain-containing protein: MLALLVVVAAVAFGPVVRGRVAREAARRHLEVEVGAVRPGFFAVTLRDVRVKPEGVAGLEAHLDRVHVDLTAGDIDVDGGTIAIDGEPEDLADRMKAWRARSGGDTKAAEASRGSKKPVRLDNLALAWKLPSGGEVTGSGIRVTRDESGALTAACGKCTARRDHLALEATAADVEMGADGSFKSARAQAIAVVYDPPRAATPAAPATGTSEPAPPPLPAIATKRGAKGSAATAAPAPPEGPVLPLPDLHALRSRIATGAALVAPRLPDGGKIEIDGLSAKVDIGGEPVAFGPAPFTLSRAGDRVHVAFSSSSGESEPGAKGTTPLSIDAEIPLAGGDVDARLAGGPVSLALLGVKEGTKGLTDVTRGTVSGKGRVVLASGGEALTFDGQVALRSISLKQPKIAPEPMRGIDLAVSARGVLDDKGKLRLDDAQVDMGALHAKAHGTIEETPDHFAVSLNLDVAPAACQSLLDSAPQGLLPTVRAARMVGVFGANVSLAFDTRTIDKLVLDYRIDDQCKMHEVPRELSRDHFTGTFTYRTYHPDGSLGETATGPGSASWTALDDISPFMISAVLTTEDAGFYRHHGFNHAAIRSSVAANLKARRFVRGASTISMQLAKNLFLARDKALSRKIEEVILTDYLEQIFRKDDLLELYLNVVEFGPDVYGVTQAAEHYFGRKPEELNVLECYFLASLLPSPIRYGKMWEKGEVSETWTRHLHALMAIGAKNGKISHAELDEGLKQAIVFVKPGDPRPEPRKPVNTTRRDPYEDNDAAWRPLE, from the coding sequence GTGCTCGCGCTCCTTGTCGTCGTCGCGGCCGTCGCGTTCGGGCCGGTCGTTCGCGGACGCGTCGCGCGAGAAGCCGCGCGGCGGCACCTCGAGGTCGAGGTCGGAGCGGTCCGCCCCGGGTTCTTCGCCGTCACCCTCCGCGACGTCCGCGTGAAGCCGGAGGGCGTGGCCGGGCTCGAGGCGCACCTCGATCGCGTGCACGTCGATCTCACCGCGGGGGACATCGACGTCGACGGCGGCACGATCGCGATCGACGGCGAGCCCGAGGACCTCGCCGACCGCATGAAGGCCTGGCGCGCGCGGAGCGGCGGCGACACGAAGGCGGCGGAGGCGAGCCGCGGATCGAAGAAGCCCGTTCGCCTCGACAACCTCGCGCTCGCGTGGAAGCTGCCGAGCGGCGGCGAGGTGACCGGCAGCGGGATCCGCGTCACGCGCGACGAGAGCGGCGCGCTCACCGCCGCATGCGGCAAGTGCACCGCGCGCCGCGACCACCTCGCGCTCGAAGCGACCGCGGCCGACGTGGAGATGGGCGCCGATGGCTCCTTCAAGAGCGCACGGGCGCAGGCGATCGCCGTCGTCTACGACCCGCCGCGCGCCGCCACCCCCGCCGCCCCGGCGACCGGGACCTCCGAGCCCGCACCTCCGCCGCTGCCCGCCATCGCGACGAAGCGCGGCGCAAAAGGGTCCGCTGCCACGGCCGCGCCGGCGCCGCCCGAAGGTCCGGTGCTGCCGCTCCCCGACCTCCACGCCCTGCGATCGCGCATCGCCACCGGCGCCGCGCTCGTCGCGCCGCGCCTCCCCGACGGCGGCAAGATCGAGATCGACGGCCTCTCCGCGAAGGTCGACATCGGCGGCGAGCCGGTCGCCTTCGGACCCGCTCCGTTCACGCTGTCGCGCGCCGGCGATCGCGTCCACGTCGCGTTCTCGTCCTCGTCGGGCGAGAGCGAGCCCGGCGCCAAGGGCACGACGCCGCTCTCCATCGACGCCGAGATCCCGCTCGCCGGCGGCGACGTCGACGCGCGTCTCGCGGGCGGCCCCGTCTCGCTCGCGTTGCTCGGCGTCAAGGAAGGGACGAAGGGGCTCACCGACGTCACGCGCGGCACGGTCTCGGGCAAGGGGCGCGTCGTCCTCGCGTCCGGCGGCGAGGCGCTCACCTTCGACGGGCAGGTCGCGCTCCGCTCCATCTCGCTGAAGCAGCCCAAGATCGCCCCCGAGCCGATGCGCGGGATCGATCTCGCCGTCTCCGCGCGCGGCGTCCTCGACGACAAGGGGAAGCTCCGCCTCGACGACGCCCAGGTCGACATGGGCGCGCTCCACGCGAAGGCGCACGGCACGATCGAGGAGACGCCCGACCACTTCGCGGTGTCGCTCAACCTCGACGTCGCCCCCGCCGCGTGCCAGTCGCTGCTCGACAGCGCGCCGCAAGGCCTCCTCCCCACCGTGCGGGCGGCGCGGATGGTCGGCGTGTTCGGCGCGAACGTGAGCCTCGCCTTCGACACGCGCACGATCGACAAGCTCGTCCTCGACTACCGCATCGACGATCAGTGTAAAATGCATGAAGTTCCGCGCGAGCTGTCGCGCGACCACTTCACCGGGACGTTCACCTATCGGACCTACCACCCCGACGGCAGCCTCGGCGAGACCGCGACCGGGCCCGGCAGTGCGTCGTGGACCGCGCTCGACGACATCAGCCCGTTCATGATCTCCGCCGTCCTCACGACCGAGGACGCGGGCTTCTACCGGCATCACGGCTTCAACCACGCCGCGATCCGCTCGAGCGTGGCGGCGAACCTCAAGGCGCGGCGCTTCGTCCGCGGCGCGAGCACGATCTCGATGCAGCTCGCGAAGAACCTGTTCCTCGCGCGCGACAAGGCGCTCTCCCGCAAGATCGAGGAGGTGATCCTCACCGACTATCTCGAGCAGATCTTCCGCAAGGACGACCTCCTCGAGCTGTACCTCAACGTCGTCGAGTTCGGTCCCGACGTGTACGGCGTCACGCAGGCAGCCGAGCACTACTTCGGCCGCAAGCCCGAGGAGCTCAACGTCCTCGAGTGCTACTTCCTCGCGTCGCTCCTTCCATCGCCGATCCGCTACGGCAAGATGTGGGAGAAGGGCGAGGTCTCCGAGACGTGGACGCGCCACCTCCACGCGCTCATGGCGATCGGCGCGAAGAACGGCAAGATCAGCCACGCCGAGCTCGACGAGGGGCTCAAGCAAGCGATCGTCTTCGTGAAGCCCGGCGATCCGCGCCCCGAGCCGCGCAAGCCCGTCAACACCACGCGCCGCGATCCCTACGAGGACAACGACGCCGCGTGGCGCCCACTCGAGTAG
- a CDS encoding DUF533 domain-containing protein, whose protein sequence is MKRLTIGADACLETLALLIAVAWADGRLDEHEKDGVRGAASVFNLSKELRARLDSLLEKPLPVEELLVEGLSARDKAFAYVAASWLSGVDDDVDAKEELLLAKAAALLGISDARRAELDRIARDLEPLRKDKKSWANEVVALFKAIPARLEGDTGENFDVLFE, encoded by the coding sequence ATGAAACGGCTGACCATCGGCGCTGACGCGTGTCTCGAGACCCTCGCTCTCCTCATCGCGGTGGCGTGGGCCGACGGGCGGCTCGACGAGCACGAGAAGGACGGCGTTCGCGGGGCGGCGAGCGTCTTCAACCTGTCCAAGGAGCTTCGCGCGCGGCTCGACTCGCTGCTCGAGAAGCCGCTCCCCGTCGAGGAGCTCCTCGTCGAAGGGCTGAGCGCGCGCGACAAGGCGTTCGCGTACGTCGCGGCGTCGTGGCTGAGCGGCGTCGACGACGACGTCGATGCGAAGGAGGAGCTGCTGCTCGCGAAGGCCGCCGCGCTCCTCGGCATCAGCGACGCACGGCGCGCGGAGCTCGACCGGATCGCGCGGGACCTCGAGCCGCTCCGCAAGGACAAGAAATCCTGGGCGAACGAGGTCGTCGCGCTCTTCAAGGCGATCCCCGCGCGCCTCGAAGGCGACACCGGCGAGAACTTCGACGTCCTGTTCGAGTAG
- a CDS encoding M20 family metallopeptidase: MLSPDLVKVIDETIERERPALTKLAHDIHANPELRFEEHKASAWIAELLRSRGVEVEHGLAGMSTALRAKKGVPGGGCIAILGEYDALPDIGHACGHNLIAASAVGAFLAAAAVAEQVKGEVVFLGTPAEEGGGGKIKMIDEGVFEGIDAAMMFHPFDRDLLAHPALASMWIQMTFRGAPAHAAAAPHDGKSALQACMDTFRLIDGQRVRFKDGVRVHGYITNGGQAVNIIPELASCEFSVRARDIVELERVRGIVERCAQAGALASDAQVDLVTRIGYRDMRNNMLLARAFGGHLDALGRPARESDDRVGAGSTDMGNVSHVVPSIHPYLAIVEENEALCHQHKFAHAAASERGLGTAMDAARALARTAVELLVDHGLRSAVKKEWEAGRI, from the coding sequence ATGTTGTCCCCCGACTTGGTCAAGGTCATCGACGAAACCATCGAACGCGAGCGCCCCGCGCTGACGAAGCTCGCGCACGACATCCACGCGAACCCCGAGCTCCGCTTCGAAGAGCACAAGGCGTCCGCGTGGATCGCGGAGCTCCTTCGTTCGCGCGGCGTCGAGGTCGAGCACGGCCTCGCCGGCATGTCGACCGCGCTCCGCGCGAAGAAGGGCGTGCCCGGCGGCGGCTGCATCGCGATCCTCGGTGAGTACGACGCGCTCCCAGACATCGGGCACGCGTGCGGCCACAACCTCATCGCCGCGAGCGCGGTCGGCGCGTTCCTCGCCGCGGCCGCGGTCGCGGAGCAGGTCAAGGGCGAGGTCGTGTTCCTCGGCACGCCGGCGGAGGAGGGCGGCGGCGGCAAGATCAAGATGATCGACGAAGGCGTGTTCGAGGGCATCGACGCCGCGATGATGTTCCACCCCTTCGACCGCGATCTGCTCGCCCACCCCGCGCTCGCGAGCATGTGGATCCAGATGACGTTCCGCGGCGCGCCCGCGCACGCGGCGGCGGCCCCGCACGACGGCAAGAGCGCGCTCCAGGCGTGCATGGACACGTTCCGCCTCATCGACGGCCAGCGCGTGCGCTTCAAGGACGGCGTGCGCGTCCACGGCTACATCACGAACGGCGGCCAGGCGGTGAACATCATCCCCGAGCTCGCCTCGTGCGAATTCAGCGTGCGCGCGCGCGACATCGTCGAGCTCGAGCGCGTGCGCGGCATCGTCGAGCGCTGCGCGCAGGCGGGCGCGCTCGCGAGCGACGCGCAGGTCGACCTCGTCACGCGCATCGGCTACCGCGACATGCGGAACAACATGCTCCTCGCGCGCGCCTTCGGCGGTCACCTCGACGCGCTCGGCCGCCCCGCGCGCGAGAGCGACGACCGCGTCGGCGCGGGCAGCACGGACATGGGCAACGTCTCGCACGTCGTCCCGTCGATCCACCCGTACCTCGCGATCGTCGAGGAGAACGAGGCGCTCTGCCACCAGCACAAGTTCGCGCACGCCGCCGCGAGCGAGCGCGGGCTCGGCACCGCGATGGATGCGGCACGCGCGCTCGCGCGGACCGCGGTCGAGCTCCTCGTCGACCACGGTCTGCGATCCGCCGTGAAGAAAGAATGGGAAGCGGGCCGCATTTGA
- a CDS encoding SCP2 sterol-binding domain-containing protein, whose product MSELEFPSEAWVLAYKDAINANPEYAKAGKDWTHGVVAMVVKAEPTLGIEHDLAMWLDVHEGKCRECKLMPASEAEAKAPFVVTASYAQWKQVIKKEIDPTKALMQGKLKLSKGHMPTMVKYVHASKQLVESTTKVPTKFRGE is encoded by the coding sequence ATGTCAGAGCTCGAGTTCCCCTCCGAGGCGTGGGTCCTTGCCTACAAGGACGCGATCAACGCGAACCCCGAGTACGCGAAGGCCGGCAAGGACTGGACGCACGGCGTCGTGGCGATGGTGGTGAAGGCCGAGCCCACGCTCGGCATCGAGCACGACCTCGCGATGTGGCTCGACGTCCACGAAGGAAAGTGCCGCGAGTGCAAGCTCATGCCGGCGTCGGAGGCCGAAGCGAAGGCGCCCTTCGTCGTCACCGCGAGCTACGCGCAGTGGAAGCAGGTCATCAAAAAGGAAATCGACCCGACGAAGGCGCTCATGCAGGGCAAGCTGAAGCTCTCCAAGGGCCACATGCCGACGATGGTCAAGTACGTCCATGCGTCGAAGCAGCTGGTCGAGTCGACGACCAAGGTTCCGACGAAGTTCCGGGGCGAATGA
- a CDS encoding FAD:protein FMN transferase, protein MRSRVLTALLLVLAGCREGESSSVAPPPIPVAQPVAPAPDPARSVLASAVEPAPFVPSRVTGEGKAMGTHVTFVAFTTPKVDATRARTAFEAALTEIKRVEDLMTTWRDSEVSRINAAAGKAPVKVGDETFTVIKESVRTSEISEGTFDITFHTLHGLWKFDEDLVAKPPLESEVKARLPFVGFRNIVLDPQAKTVMLTKKETQIGLGGIAKGYAVDMAVKVLLQAGLESFFVQAGGDLYARGKKPDGSEWQAGIRDPRGKEGSFFARLSLSDRAFSTAGDYERAYIHEGKRYHHIIDPRTGQPATACRSVTIWAPSALLADEIDDAVFILGPEKGMKLVESLDGVGAVIVDAKNNVGISKRLQGKIELVAPPSDGI, encoded by the coding sequence GTGCGTTCGCGGGTCCTGACGGCGCTCCTCCTCGTGCTCGCGGGCTGCCGCGAGGGAGAGAGCTCGAGCGTCGCGCCGCCCCCGATCCCGGTCGCCCAGCCCGTCGCGCCCGCGCCCGATCCGGCGAGGTCCGTCCTCGCGAGCGCGGTCGAGCCGGCGCCGTTCGTGCCTTCGCGCGTCACGGGCGAGGGCAAGGCGATGGGCACGCACGTCACCTTCGTCGCGTTCACGACGCCGAAGGTCGACGCGACGCGCGCGCGGACCGCGTTCGAGGCGGCGCTGACGGAGATCAAGCGCGTCGAGGACCTGATGACGACGTGGCGCGACAGCGAGGTCTCGCGCATCAACGCCGCGGCGGGCAAGGCGCCGGTGAAGGTCGGCGACGAGACGTTCACCGTGATCAAGGAGTCGGTGCGCACGAGCGAGATCTCGGAGGGCACCTTCGACATCACGTTCCACACGCTCCACGGTCTGTGGAAGTTCGACGAGGACCTCGTCGCGAAGCCGCCGCTCGAGAGCGAGGTGAAGGCGCGCCTCCCCTTCGTCGGGTTCCGGAACATCGTCCTCGATCCGCAGGCGAAGACGGTGATGCTCACGAAGAAGGAGACGCAGATCGGCCTCGGCGGCATCGCGAAGGGCTACGCCGTCGACATGGCGGTGAAGGTCCTCCTGCAGGCGGGGCTCGAGTCGTTCTTCGTCCAGGCGGGCGGAGACCTCTACGCGCGCGGCAAGAAGCCGGACGGCTCCGAGTGGCAGGCCGGCATCCGCGATCCGCGCGGCAAGGAAGGCTCGTTCTTCGCGCGGCTGTCGCTGAGCGATCGCGCGTTCAGCACCGCGGGCGACTACGAGCGCGCGTACATCCACGAGGGGAAGCGCTACCACCACATCATCGATCCGCGGACCGGCCAGCCGGCGACGGCGTGCCGGAGCGTGACGATCTGGGCACCGAGCGCGCTCCTCGCCGACGAGATCGACGACGCGGTGTTCATCCTCGGCCCCGAGAAGGGCATGAAGCTCGTCGAGTCGCTCGACGGCGTCGGCGCCGTCATCGTCGACGCGAAGAACAACGTCGGCATCAGCAAACGGCTGCAGGGGAAGATCGAGCTCGTCGCTCCTCCGAGCGACGGGATCTGA